CCGGTGACGACGTGCCTGCGCTGAAGCCCGCCCCCGCGGCCTACCACGCGGTGCTCGACCGCCTCGGCGAGCCCGCCGACGCCGTCGTCGCGATCGAGGACTCGGCCAACGGTGTGGCCGCGGCGCGCAAGGCCGGCGTGGCGTGCCTCGCCGTCGTGAACGACTACACCGCGGGGGACGACCTCGAGGGCGCGGCGCTCGTCGTCGACCGCTTCGGCGAGCCGGGCCGCGCCCGGGTGCTCGCCGGCCCCTCCGACGCGCTCGAGCGGGGGGCGGTCACCCTCGGCACGCTGCGCCGCCTCCTGGTATGAGCAGCCGCGCCCACCGCGTCGACCCGCACGGGTCGGGCGGGCGTCAGTGGCCCGCGGCTGCCTTCGCCGCGGCGAGGGTGGCGGCGGACACCGCCGAGGTGCCACCGAGGGCCACGACGTGGCGTGGGCGCAGTCGGGCGAGCTCCGCTGCCGCTGCCGGTGGCAGCGCGTCGGGGCGTACGAGCAGCAGCGGGCTGTCGTGGGCGCCTGCGGCCGGCCCGCCGGCGAGCGCGTCGGGGAACTCCAGCCCCGTGGCGAGGTAGACGACGTTGGTTTGTCCGGGGAACGTCCAGCGCGAGACCTCACCGGAGGTCGCGAAGCGGTTCGTGCCGAAGACGCGGGTCACCGAGCCTGCATAGGAGGCCACGGTCGACAGGACGCCGTCGGTGATGGCGGTGGGCCCGCCGAGGACGACGATGTGGGCGGGCCGCAGCGCCCGGATGGCCTGCTCGGTCGCGTCAGGCAGCCGCGACGGCTCGGTGAGCAGCAGCGGGGCTCCCTGGGCGGCGGCTGCGGCACCGCCGGCGAGCGCGTCGGGGAAGTTGCGCCCGGACGC
This Egibacteraceae bacterium DNA region includes the following protein-coding sequences:
- a CDS encoding cell wall-binding repeat-containing protein — translated: APPPPASDRLAGGDRYATAAAISAASRRPGVDRVYVGTGRQYPDALAAGPAAAASGGSVLLTAPTALPPSTAAELARLQPSEIVLAGGFASVSTDVAQALSRYGPVRRVAGGDRYSTAAAIARDAFDGPVPVLYLASGRNFPDALAGGAAAAAQGAPLLLTEPSRLPDATEQAIRALRPAHIVVLGGPTAITDGVLSTVASYAGSVTRVFGTNRFATSGEVSRWTFPGQTNVVYLATGLEFPDALAGGPAAGAHDSPLLLVRPDALPPAAAAELARLRPRHVVALGGTSAVSAATLAAAKAAAGH